Genomic segment of Oscillospiraceae bacterium:
TGACGCCATTTTCTTTGCCCAATGCGAGCAGTTCATCGCCATATTCGGCGACAAGTTCTTTGTTAGACGTGACAACATGCTTGCCAGCTTGCAAGGCCCTGCGCGTAAAGTCCAGTGAAACGGTTGCGCCGCCGATGGCTTCGACGACGACTTTGACGGCGGGGTCGTTGGCGATGGTGTCAAAATCCTTGATGGCGTAAGGTGCGTAGGGGGTGTTTGACAAGTCGCGAATGTCGAGGATATATTTGAGCGAGACATGCTCCTTGGCGCGCGCCGAGATGGGCGCAGCGTTCTGGGTCAATAAATCGGCAACGCCGGCACCGACGATGCCGCAACCTAAAATGGCAACTGAAACCATAATGCAATGCTCCTAACCTTGTAAAATCTTCATCATTGTACCAAAGTTGCAGTAGGTTGTCAAGATTGACGCTCTTTTCTCAATTTATGTCATTCTGAAAATTCTGCGGGGTGCAAGTATTGGTAATGACGCGCATTTCGGCGTCCAGCTCGTCCAATATAACGGGCAATACGCGGCGCAGGAGTTGCGGCGTCCAGCCATATTCGTGGATGAGGACGTTGGCCGGACGGCTCCAGTTGTGATTGCGCAGCGGGCCGATGATATTTTGTGCTACAGCTTCGACCTGGTTGGCGTCATACCGCCAGTCGTTGGAGTCGATGTTCCAATCCCAAAAGCGGAAGCCGTTGTCGTTTAACGCATTGCGCAAGCCGGAGCGATAGCCGGTTGCGGCCGGTGAAAACCACGGATGCGACCCAAAGGGTACGCGAATTAGGCGGCTGCGTGCAAAGACGAGGCCGCGCAGCATATCATTTGTGCGGTCGATTTCTTCCATAAAGCCGCCGGGGCCTCGGTTGTAAAATTGTGCTACGGTATGCGACCAACTGTGATGGTGTACGCCATGTCCTGTGGCAATGGCACGGCGCATGACACCGGCGTTGGCACGGTAATTTTGTCCCAGAAAAAAGAATGTCGCCGGTACGCCAAATTCGTCGAGCACATCTAAAATAGCGTGTGTGTGTCCGCCCGGGCCGTCGTCGATAGTCAGAAAGACGATACGCTGCGATGGTGTGAGTGCCGCCGTTTCGTCATCCGGCGCTTCGGCTTGCGGCGGCGGGGTGACACCATATGTCGTGCCGGCAGACATTACGAACAGGCAGAGGGCGAGCAAGGTGGCAATTTTGCGTTTCATGGGGTTTCTCCTTTGGCGTATTTAGCATTGCGCTCTAATAACTCGGGACGGCGCACATTGGGCATTTTCATGGGTTGAAACTCAGGATAGGGCGATTCTTTGGGATTGGTGTTGTACGGACAGTTGATTTGACATAAGTCGCAGCCGTACAGACTGGATGAGAGTTCTAAAAGTTGCAATTGCTCTTGAGTGGAATGTCGGCTTTGGCTGATGAATGACAGGCACTTTTCGTGATCTAACTTCGTGCCTTTGACTGGGTCAAACTGCAATGCCCCAGTCGGACAACCGCAAGATTCAATATCGCAATCATGGCAAAACCCTGCCGATCGGGGTTGTATGTTGAGCGGCATATTAGTCACAATAGCACTCAGGAAAATATAGCTGCCATACGACGGCAGAATCGCCAAGCCGTTGCGCCCCGTGAGGCATAAGCCGGACAGCCGCGCCGCTTTGACAATGGGCAAAGGGTAGCCATTGGCGAGGACGGTGAAGTTATAGTTTTCATAAGTGCTTGCAAGCGCTTCGCGTGCCGCGCTCATGCGGAAACGCAGTGCGGGGATATAGTCCTGTCCCCACGCGTAACGGGCGATATGCGCATGTCCGATGTCGCGGTAGTAGGGGAATGCCGCGATAAATGCTGTTTTTGCATTGGTCAGCTTGGTGTTAAGTTGTTGTTGTGTTTCGGCGGACAGATTGAGCATGGCAATGGGGATTGCCGCGGCGGCAACTGCGCCGGAATGCTGCATGATTAGTTCT
This window contains:
- a CDS encoding polysaccharide deacetylase family protein, with protein sequence MKRKIATLLALCLFVMSAGTTYGVTPPPQAEAPDDETAALTPSQRIVFLTIDDGPGGHTHAILDVLDEFGVPATFFFLGQNYRANAGVMRRAIATGHGVHHHSWSHTVAQFYNRGPGGFMEEIDRTNDMLRGLVFARSRLIRVPFGSHPWFSPAATGYRSGLRNALNDNGFRFWDWNIDSNDWRYDANQVEAVAQNIIGPLRNHNWSRPANVLIHEYGWTPQLLRRVLPVILDELDAEMRVITNTCTPQNFQNDIN